Within Brassica napus cultivar Da-Ae unplaced genomic scaffold, Da-Ae ScsIHWf_623;HRSCAF=919, whole genome shotgun sequence, the genomic segment TCATCCATTTTCTTTAGTTATTCACTAGAGCAATTATGATCTGGAAGTCGATCTGGGGCAAGTGTTCGGATCTATTATGACATATCCATAGGGTGCTCAACGgaccccccccttttttttttttattaaaaagcgtTTTCGCACCTTTACATTAGTATTGGtacacaaataatttttttttataacctaaTCTAGTGTATTCATATTTCAATTATAAGTTCCGAAATATAgcctattttttatgttttaaatagagGATATTATCCTATTTCAATAACCGCTTATTAGTCATTACTAAGAAACATTCTAGTATTGATATTTAGTCATTTTCAAATCCCTTTTATTCGTTTTAAtagtcgaaaagaaaaaaatagaaaaaactagATATAGATATTATAGATATTCTCATATTCATGTACTACTTATCCCTAGAGAATACCAGATTAAATAGAACGATTTGAGAAAAGgatataatgaaatttttttctggGATTGGTTCTTCTGATAGAAAAAAGAATCTGGTTTATTTGACCGAGAGGGCcaagaaactaaaaaacaattaattgtaaaaacaaataaagatatattatagaataaaaaaaaaagaaacaaagaaaaagttcTTATTCGAAGCGCCTCGTGATCGTCAACCAATTCTGTGCTTCAATATAATTACCAGGAGTAAGCGTTATAGCCTGTTTCCAATACTCGGCGGCTTGAGCAAACCAAGCCTCCGCCATTTCAGAATCTCCTTGTTGAATGGCCTGTTCTCCACGGTCGGAATAGGCGGGTCAATTCCCTCCCTGAGAACCGTACTTGAGAGTTTCCTACCTCATACGGCTCGACAACCAACTCTTTTGTTTTGGTGTACCAGTTTTTTTCACTTTAACCTACTTTAACTTTATATCTAATTGAATGAGATTTCTTATAGATATTCATTCGGTTTTTCTTGGATTAAACAAAAGAGAGTAATTACATGAGTTTCAAACTTtcgttttgatttaattaatatattaattaatctaataataagttttatcttttctcctaccttcagaaaaaaaaaggcatGTCCACTGTTATTAGATATTAGAATTTTCTGAAAGGTAACTATCCCgctttcatatataaatttatatagaatcgttgaaaaagactttttttcatacttcatatcataaaaaagaaaaagacttacTGTCTTTAGGATCTGATGCTACACCGCTGCTCAATACCTTAGGGGATCCACTCTATTACATAAGTAGATTTCTAAGATTTATCTcatattatgatataaataaacAGCTCTTGTTGTATCGGTCCAAAACCTTTCCAGTTGATCTTTACGGTGCTTCCTCTAtcaattaaatctttttttatccatagaaaataaagtatttaggCATATCTAGTCTTCACTTCATATTTCGATCCATGaagtttatttatttgctaCAGCTGATAAAAAATCGTTTTGGACGATGCTTATGTagaaagcctttttttttttctagtattTCATTGACTAGCTGTTCGTTCTTTTTTTCTATAGTGGAGATAGTCGCACGTAATGACAGATCACAGCCATATTATTAAAAGCTTGTGGTAAAAAGGGGTTTCGTTCTAATGCCcgaaaataatattctaaagcTTTGGTATGTTCCCCATTACTTGTGTGGATAAGGCCTATATTATAGAGTATATAACTTCGATCATAGGGGTCAATTTCTAGTCGCATAGCTTCATAATAATTCTGTAATGCTTCCGCATAATTTCCTTCAGATTGAGCCGACATCCGTTACGGTCGTCATTCGCTTTAACGAATTCTCCGTTTCAGAACCGTATGTGAGATTTTCATCTCATACGGCTCCTCCTTTAGGTgcataatgaaaataataaatatatggatATGGAAAAATTTGATGTCATTATGAACTAAGCGGGGCTAATGTTTTTACAAGAAATCCCTAGCCAACCTTCTTGTAAAAGATCTTTTCTTACTACCAAGTGGATTCATATTCAtactagataaaaataaaaaaggaaactctaacaatttctttgttctcaaCGCCCCTAAATTTCCAGGAATTAGTCACTTCAACAGTCTTCAATGGTTATACGGGTATCCAAAGTACGGACGAGATGGATGTTTATTGTTCCAACCATTTTAATTAGTCCCAatcccaaagaagaagaaagaaaaggaatctttttgaagaaagttttcgtGTTGTTGATTTCTCGGCGTAGTGCTTCTTCCCCTGTGCCTCCTATTCGTATATTGTATTAGTCTAGTAGGATTGATCTGTAATACGGGAACCGTAGGTAAAAAACCTTTTGCTCAATACTAGAATTCATAATTGAAGCATCTAAGGCTGCACTAATCGTGGATACATGACAGAAGGGATtgcttttttatattataaacttcACCTTCAAAAGCGTAGATTTTTTTcaatactcatttttttctattccaAATCGgtgagaaataga encodes:
- the LOC125604785 gene encoding photosystem I assembly protein Ycf3 — its product is MPRSRINGNFIDKTFTIVADILLRVIPTTSGEKEAFTYYRDGMSAQSEGNYAEALQNYYEAMRLEIDPYDRSYILYNIGLIHTSNGEHTKALEYYFRALERNPFLPQAFNNMAVICHYRGEQAIQQGDSEMAEAWFAQAAEYWKQAITLTPGNYIEAQNWLTITRRFE